A genomic stretch from Pantanalinema sp. includes:
- the flhB gene encoding flagellar biosynthesis protein FlhB translates to MSADKDQKTEDPSGKRLGDARKKGNIPRSMDVNAAVGLMVAAILLYWQWRNIVELTRNRMVENLSAFPQGDLTIPALQVMALTLTRETLLAIAPFLAGILLVGLLASYAQVGLLYTLEPLKPSFAKLNPIQGMKRIVSLRGVVETLKGLLKIAVVGSLSYAVIQERYVPIVTAVQAGRAQLGALLADTAWTIAWRSALALFVLGLLDYAYQRWEWWRNLKMTKQEVKDEAKQQEGSPEVKGEIRKRQRQAARRRMMQEVPTATVVITNPTHFAVALRYDRDAMEVPVVVAKGTDLVAKRIRDVAREAMVPLVENKPVAQALYRQVEVGDEIPPDMYAVVAEILVAVTRADAKARI, encoded by the coding sequence GTGAGCGCGGACAAGGATCAGAAGACCGAGGACCCTTCAGGCAAACGCCTGGGCGATGCCCGCAAGAAGGGCAACATCCCGCGCAGCATGGACGTCAACGCGGCCGTGGGGCTCATGGTGGCGGCGATCCTGCTTTACTGGCAGTGGCGCAACATCGTCGAGCTCACCCGCAACCGCATGGTCGAGAACCTGAGCGCTTTCCCGCAGGGGGACCTGACGATCCCGGCCCTGCAGGTGATGGCCCTGACCCTGACCCGCGAGACCCTGCTTGCGATCGCCCCTTTCCTGGCGGGGATCCTCCTGGTCGGCCTCCTGGCGAGCTACGCCCAGGTGGGCCTTCTCTACACCCTCGAGCCCCTCAAGCCGTCGTTCGCCAAGCTCAACCCGATCCAGGGCATGAAGCGCATCGTCTCGCTGCGCGGGGTGGTCGAGACCCTCAAGGGCCTGCTCAAGATCGCGGTGGTGGGCTCACTGAGCTACGCGGTCATCCAGGAGCGCTACGTGCCGATCGTGACGGCGGTCCAGGCGGGCAGGGCGCAGCTCGGGGCGCTATTGGCCGATACCGCCTGGACCATCGCATGGCGCTCGGCCCTGGCGCTCTTCGTCCTGGGCCTGCTGGACTACGCCTACCAGCGCTGGGAGTGGTGGCGCAACCTCAAGATGACCAAGCAGGAGGTCAAGGACGAGGCCAAGCAGCAAGAGGGCTCGCCCGAGGTAAAGGGCGAGATCCGCAAGCGCCAGCGCCAGGCCGCGCGCCGCCGCATGATGCAGGAGGTCCCCACGGCGACGGTCGTCATCACCAACCCCACCCACTTCGCCGTCGCCCTCAGGTACGACCGGGACGCGATGGAGGTGCCGGTGGTGGTCGCCAAGGGGACGGACCTGGTGGCCAAGCGAATTCGCGACGTGGCGCGCGAGGCGATGGTGCCTCTGGTCGAGAACAAGCCGGTGGCCCAGGCCCTCTACCGCCAGGTCGAGGTCGGCGACGAGATCCCCCCCGACATGTACGCGGTGGTGGCCGAGATCCTGGTGGCCGTGACCCGGGCGGATGCCAAGGCGCGCATCTGA
- the fliR gene encoding flagellar biosynthetic protein FliR, with the protein MDLAALMQLPPGGLEVALLVLVRISALFVIAPVFGNQVLPMRFRVGLAVLVTLLILPIALSGPRPALDGANALALAVGRELAVGLLIGFVAMTFFYAVQFAGHLLGLQMGFGMSMMFDPTTRSQTSEIAVLLLQLATVCFLALNAHHWLLAAVWRSFETVPLATFTPNGVLLDRVIAEVSGIFDTALTIMLPITGIILVIELALAILNRVIPQMNVFSISMGVKVLLGLGTLAATLPLIGGTFDLLVDRLNHRLLELFR; encoded by the coding sequence GTGGACCTGGCGGCCCTCATGCAGCTGCCCCCCGGCGGGCTCGAAGTCGCCCTGCTGGTCCTGGTTCGGATCTCGGCCCTGTTCGTCATCGCGCCGGTGTTCGGCAACCAGGTCCTTCCCATGCGCTTCCGGGTGGGCCTCGCGGTCCTGGTGACCCTCCTGATCCTGCCGATCGCGCTCTCGGGGCCCCGGCCCGCCCTGGATGGTGCCAATGCCCTGGCGCTGGCGGTCGGCCGAGAGCTTGCCGTCGGGCTCCTGATCGGCTTCGTGGCGATGACCTTCTTCTACGCGGTGCAGTTCGCGGGCCACCTCCTGGGGCTGCAGATGGGCTTCGGCATGAGCATGATGTTCGACCCCACCACCCGCAGCCAGACCTCCGAGATCGCGGTGCTGCTGCTGCAGCTGGCCACCGTCTGCTTCCTCGCGCTCAATGCGCACCACTGGTTGCTCGCCGCGGTGTGGCGCTCGTTCGAGACGGTGCCCCTGGCGACCTTCACCCCGAACGGGGTTCTGCTCGATCGGGTCATCGCCGAGGTCAGCGGCATCTTCGACACGGCCTTGACGATCATGCTGCCCATCACCGGCATCATCCTGGTCATCGAGCTGGCACTCGCCATCCTCAACCGGGTCATCCCCCAGATGAACGTCTTCTCGATCAGCATGGGGGTCAAGGTCCTGCTCGGGCTGGGCACCCTGGCCGCGACCCTGCCCTTGATCGGCGGCACCTTCGACCTGCTCGTCGATAGGCTCAACCACCGCCTCCTGGAGCTCTTCCGGTGA
- the fliQ gene encoding flagellar biosynthesis protein FliQ has translation MSQTVFYELCQRALWLTITVGGPILIVSLAVGLLVSIFQAVTSINEATLTFIPKIIAAVAVLIFAGPWMVQSILDFMAQLLIDLPRFAR, from the coding sequence ATGAGCCAGACGGTCTTCTACGAGCTCTGCCAGCGGGCCCTGTGGCTGACCATCACCGTCGGCGGCCCGATCCTCATCGTGAGCCTCGCGGTCGGCCTATTGGTCAGCATCTTCCAGGCGGTGACCTCGATCAACGAGGCGACCTTGACCTTCATCCCCAAGATCATCGCGGCCGTCGCCGTGCTGATCTTCGCCGGGCCGTGGATGGTGCAGTCGATCCTCGACTTCATGGCGCAGCTCCTGATCGACCTGCCGCGCTTCGCGAGGTAG
- the fliP gene encoding flagellar type III secretion system pore protein FliP (The bacterial flagellar biogenesis protein FliP forms a type III secretion system (T3SS)-type pore required for flagellar assembly.) produces the protein MKHLNALSLALGSWALAQAPALAQVQVPRIPISGAPQDVAANLQLLALLTVLSLAPAILLLMTSFTRIVIVLSFTRQAMGTQMMPPNQVIIGLAMFLTFFVMAPTLGEINTKALQPYMANEISQTVALDRAQAPIRKFMFKQTRQKDLALFVHMAKLQRPRNPGDIPTYVLVPAFVISEIKTAFQIGFVIYLPFLVIDMIVASLLMSMGMMMLPPVMISLPFKLILFVLVDGWHLLSRALVSSFQ, from the coding sequence ATGAAGCACCTGAACGCCCTTTCCCTGGCGCTCGGGAGCTGGGCCCTCGCCCAGGCGCCGGCCCTCGCCCAGGTGCAGGTGCCGCGAATCCCCATCTCGGGCGCCCCCCAGGACGTGGCCGCCAACCTCCAGCTCCTGGCGCTCTTGACGGTGCTTAGCCTGGCCCCTGCGATCCTGCTCCTGATGACGTCCTTCACCCGGATCGTCATCGTCCTCTCCTTCACCCGCCAGGCCATGGGCACCCAGATGATGCCGCCCAACCAGGTGATCATCGGGCTGGCCATGTTCCTGACCTTCTTCGTCATGGCCCCGACCCTGGGCGAGATCAACACCAAGGCCCTCCAGCCCTACATGGCCAACGAGATCTCGCAGACCGTGGCCCTGGATCGGGCGCAGGCCCCCATCCGCAAGTTCATGTTCAAGCAGACGCGCCAGAAGGACCTGGCCCTGTTCGTGCACATGGCCAAGCTCCAGCGCCCCCGCAACCCCGGGGACATCCCGACCTACGTGCTGGTGCCGGCCTTCGTCATCTCCGAGATCAAGACCGCCTTCCAGATCGGGTTCGTCATCTACCTGCCGTTCCTCGTGATCGACATGATCGTGGCGAGCCTGCTGATGAGCATGGGCATGATGATGCTGCCGCCCGTGATGATCTCGCTGCCCTTCAAGCTGATCCTCTTCGTGCTGGTGGACGGCTGGCACCTGCTGAGCCGCGCGCTGGTCTCGAGCTTCCAATGA
- a CDS encoding flagellar biosynthetic protein FliO, translating into MALGVLKAPGFKRFFAALLLVLGLWAGVDRGVAEARREVPQPPIVAATESAEGFDWKDYEDPGLKRDEGNPIANAVLFAFKFSLVIGMIFGAAWLYKRGVISKLALGTTGFTPSGTGMKVLESMPLKGGQSLHLVQAGGRYLVVGSNGRETLVKLTEWEAAPGTARFEALVDRVEDDASGDFSDALESSLRQVIRRPKEQP; encoded by the coding sequence TTGGCTCTAGGCGTTCTGAAAGCACCAGGCTTCAAGCGGTTTTTCGCCGCGCTACTGCTCGTCCTCGGCCTGTGGGCGGGTGTCGATCGTGGCGTGGCCGAGGCGCGCCGCGAGGTGCCGCAGCCGCCGATCGTGGCGGCCACCGAGTCGGCCGAGGGCTTCGACTGGAAGGACTACGAGGATCCCGGCCTCAAGCGCGACGAGGGCAACCCCATCGCCAATGCCGTCCTCTTCGCCTTCAAGTTCAGCCTGGTGATCGGGATGATCTTCGGTGCAGCCTGGCTGTACAAGCGCGGCGTCATCTCGAAGCTCGCCCTCGGCACCACGGGCTTCACCCCCTCGGGCACCGGCATGAAGGTGCTCGAGAGCATGCCCCTCAAGGGGGGGCAGTCGCTGCACCTGGTGCAGGCGGGCGGGCGCTACCTGGTCGTCGGGAGCAACGGCCGCGAGACCCTGGTCAAGCTCACGGAGTGGGAGGCCGCCCCTGGCACGGCCCGCTTCGAGGCGCTCGTCGATCGCGTCGAGGACGACGCTTCGGGGGACTTCTCGGACGCGCTGGAGTCCAGCCTGCGCCAGGTGATCCGCCGGCCCAAGGAGCAGCCATGA
- the fliY gene encoding flagellar motor switch phosphatase FliY produces the protein MSDALTPELLRSLEEVGALALGSGATTLSILLNKQVTIASPRATVVASNELGTVLKEPVVYVDVPASVAGDPLTMAFVLTQNDTSIITDLMMGGEGTPPSAIIDDLQLSAISEAINQMLGMAANTLNSTYGKKLEIQPPQAGVMDNPEDNSLPPSYQQGSLAAVAFQLSIEGLVTSTLVQLLPEESARVMGEAFAAQAASEKTVPAAAPPAPKAAPVPQPAPPTQAPQPAPQPVHAPAPQPAYAAAPQPAYAAPAAALAVPVNAQAAQFAPLGAASQTMAPPSGLDLVMDVPLKVTVELGRTRMQIRDVLELGKGSVVELDKLAGEPVDLLVNGKLIARGEVVVIDENFGIRVTDIVSPAERFTSFRA, from the coding sequence ATGAGCGATGCCTTGACGCCCGAGCTTTTGCGCTCGCTGGAGGAGGTCGGCGCGCTCGCGCTCGGTTCGGGAGCGACCACGCTGTCGATCCTCCTCAACAAGCAGGTCACGATCGCCTCGCCGCGCGCGACGGTCGTGGCGAGCAACGAGCTCGGGACGGTCCTGAAGGAGCCGGTGGTGTACGTGGACGTGCCCGCCAGCGTGGCGGGGGATCCGCTGACCATGGCGTTCGTCCTGACTCAGAACGACACGTCGATCATCACCGACCTGATGATGGGAGGCGAGGGCACCCCGCCCTCCGCCATCATCGACGACCTGCAGCTCTCCGCCATCTCCGAGGCGATCAACCAGATGCTCGGCATGGCGGCCAACACCCTCAACTCGACCTACGGCAAGAAGCTCGAGATCCAGCCGCCTCAGGCGGGGGTGATGGACAACCCCGAGGACAACTCGCTGCCCCCCTCCTACCAGCAAGGCTCGCTCGCGGCGGTGGCCTTCCAGCTCTCGATCGAGGGGCTGGTCACCAGCACGCTGGTGCAGCTGTTGCCCGAGGAGTCGGCGCGCGTCATGGGCGAGGCCTTCGCCGCCCAGGCGGCGAGCGAGAAGACGGTGCCGGCCGCTGCCCCCCCGGCGCCCAAGGCGGCCCCCGTCCCCCAGCCTGCGCCGCCTACCCAGGCGCCGCAGCCTGCCCCGCAGCCGGTCCACGCGCCGGCTCCGCAGCCTGCGTACGCGGCTGCTCCCCAGCCGGCCTACGCCGCGCCTGCCGCTGCCCTGGCCGTTCCCGTCAACGCGCAGGCCGCCCAGTTCGCGCCCTTGGGTGCCGCGAGCCAGACCATGGCCCCGCCCTCGGGCCTGGACCTGGTCATGGACGTGCCGCTCAAGGTCACCGTCGAGCTGGGGCGCACCCGGATGCAGATCCGAGACGTGCTGGAGCTCGGCAAGGGCTCGGTGGTCGAGCTGGACAAGCTCGCCGGCGAGCCGGTCGACCTTTTGGTCAACGGCAAGCTCATCGCGCGCGGCGAGGTGGTCGTCATCGACGAGAACTTCGGCATCCGCGTCACCGACATCGTGAGTCCCGCGGAGCGATTCACCTCGTTCCGGGCGTAA
- the fliM gene encoding flagellar motor switch protein FliM, with product MSEILSQSEIDALLSALSSGDLTPEKATAAAAIPEEEHVRRTVKIYDFKRQNKFSKDHIRTLSMIHEAFSRLLSTSLSGQLRMLVQIEVVSVEQLTFDEYSRSLPSPTILNVFTMEPLVGTSLFEINIDITSAIIDRLLGGPGRVTRIRRDLTDIERTLISSITQRLLSTLSEAWQNILTFSPKLETMEMNPRFVQIVPPTDPVVLITFEAKFGENTGPLSLCIPYIVLEPVMSKISAQAMFATQRQSQSTEYRANLQGRVNATYVPFQVVLGEAEVTVSDVVSLGIGDVLPLSTSVEAELSVLVSEQLKFKGKPGTLRNKMAIQITEVVDNAEGEEA from the coding sequence ATGTCGGAGATTCTCTCGCAATCGGAGATCGACGCGCTGCTGTCGGCCCTCTCCTCCGGGGATCTGACCCCGGAGAAGGCGACGGCTGCGGCCGCGATCCCTGAAGAGGAGCACGTCCGGCGTACGGTCAAGATCTATGACTTCAAGCGCCAGAACAAGTTCTCGAAGGATCACATCCGCACCCTGTCGATGATCCACGAGGCCTTCAGCCGCCTCTTGAGCACCTCGCTCTCGGGTCAGCTCCGGATGCTGGTCCAGATCGAGGTGGTCTCGGTCGAGCAGCTCACCTTCGACGAGTACTCGCGCTCGCTGCCCTCGCCGACCATCCTCAACGTCTTCACCATGGAGCCCCTGGTCGGGACGAGCCTGTTCGAGATCAACATCGACATCACCTCGGCCATCATCGACCGCCTCCTGGGCGGCCCGGGCCGGGTGACGCGCATCCGGCGGGATCTGACCGACATCGAGCGGACCCTCATTTCCAGCATCACCCAGCGCCTCTTGAGCACCCTCAGCGAGGCCTGGCAGAACATCCTGACCTTCAGCCCCAAGCTGGAGACCATGGAGATGAACCCGCGCTTCGTCCAGATCGTGCCGCCGACCGACCCGGTGGTGCTCATCACCTTCGAGGCCAAGTTCGGCGAGAACACGGGGCCCCTGTCCCTGTGCATCCCCTACATCGTGCTCGAGCCCGTCATGAGCAAGATCTCGGCCCAGGCCATGTTCGCCACCCAGCGCCAGAGCCAGTCGACCGAGTATCGCGCCAACCTTCAGGGGCGGGTCAACGCGACCTACGTGCCCTTCCAGGTGGTGCTCGGCGAGGCCGAAGTGACGGTCTCGGACGTGGTATCGTTGGGCATCGGCGACGTTTTGCCCCTTTCGACCTCCGTCGAGGCCGAACTGTCCGTCCTCGTGAGCGAGCAGCTCAAGTTCAAGGGAAAACCCGGGACACTCCGAAACAAAATGGCCATTCAAATTACCGAAGTGGTGGATAACGCGGAAGGGGAAGAAGCATGA
- a CDS encoding flagellar basal body-associated FliL family protein, with the protein MAKQAAAKKPPSDGPMNGKVIMAAVGIALISSLSSFVAIRFAMPKQVIIEKHVITEKGKVVEDKQHEEAPAPVTEIYPVGEFIVNLSDPGRHYLKTTVALAMAGEAHADGEKKGGGGHGGGAEEDPSAAIKAAMATYEPLYKDAIIATLSRQSIARLKAPGGRDLIKDELKVTLNRIAPDKKVMGVYFTDFVIQ; encoded by the coding sequence ATGGCCAAGCAAGCTGCTGCGAAGAAACCGCCGTCGGACGGACCGATGAACGGCAAGGTGATCATGGCGGCGGTCGGCATCGCCCTGATCTCGAGCCTCAGCTCGTTCGTCGCGATCCGCTTCGCCATGCCCAAGCAGGTGATCATCGAGAAGCACGTGATCACCGAGAAGGGCAAGGTCGTCGAGGACAAGCAGCACGAGGAGGCGCCCGCGCCCGTCACCGAGATCTACCCGGTCGGCGAGTTCATCGTCAACCTCTCGGACCCGGGCCGCCACTACCTCAAGACCACCGTGGCGCTCGCCATGGCCGGCGAGGCCCACGCCGATGGCGAGAAGAAGGGCGGCGGCGGCCACGGCGGCGGCGCCGAGGAGGACCCCTCGGCTGCGATCAAGGCGGCCATGGCGACCTACGAGCCCCTGTACAAGGACGCGATCATCGCCACCCTGTCGCGCCAGTCGATCGCGCGCCTCAAGGCGCCCGGCGGCCGGGACCTGATCAAGGACGAGCTCAAGGTGACCCTCAACCGCATCGCGCCCGACAAGAAGGTCATGGGCGTCTACTTCACGGATTTCGTGATCCAGTAA
- a CDS encoding flagellar motor protein MotB — MSGRRARRAHGGGGHGGGSSERWLLTYADLITLLLVFFVVLYALSQVDVAKYEKLKESLNKSMGANSTVIDLKGAGHRENTLLDGGKGVLPHEQLIVPPEQLELERLSTEVEQMAEEAGLADELEATVTSEGLVVSISNAGFFMPGDAGLRPKAVPTLDRIARMLRTFDHTMRIEGHTDNTPISTARYPSNWELSASRATNLVRFLIERHSYEPRRLSAAGYGEYYPKVPNDTEAHRAQNRRVDIVVLRAAQPPVPPSPDTTRY, encoded by the coding sequence TTGAGCGGTCGGCGCGCGCGCCGGGCACACGGCGGGGGCGGCCACGGCGGCGGCTCTTCCGAGCGCTGGCTGTTGACCTACGCCGACCTGATCACGCTGCTGCTGGTCTTCTTCGTCGTGCTGTACGCCCTCTCCCAGGTCGACGTGGCCAAGTACGAGAAGCTCAAGGAGTCGCTCAACAAGTCCATGGGCGCGAACAGCACCGTGATCGATCTGAAGGGTGCGGGTCACCGCGAGAACACCCTCCTGGACGGCGGAAAGGGCGTGCTGCCCCACGAGCAGCTCATCGTGCCGCCCGAGCAGCTGGAGCTCGAGCGCCTCTCGACCGAGGTGGAGCAGATGGCCGAGGAGGCGGGCCTCGCCGACGAGCTGGAGGCGACCGTCACGAGCGAGGGCCTGGTGGTCTCGATCTCGAACGCCGGCTTCTTCATGCCCGGCGACGCGGGCCTGCGCCCCAAGGCGGTGCCGACCCTGGACCGGATCGCGCGCATGCTCAGGACCTTCGACCACACCATGCGGATCGAGGGTCACACCGACAACACCCCCATCTCGACGGCGCGCTACCCCTCGAACTGGGAGCTGTCGGCGTCCCGCGCGACCAACCTGGTGCGGTTCCTGATAGAGCGCCATTCCTACGAGCCGCGCCGGTTATCAGCGGCGGGGTACGGGGAATACTACCCCAAGGTTCCCAACGACACCGAAGCCCACCGTGCCCAGAACCGGCGCGTCGACATCGTGGTCCTGCGCGCCGCGCAGCCCCCTGTTCCGCCCTCCCCTGACACGACTCGCTACTAG
- a CDS encoding flagellar motor protein yields the protein MEIATILGLLLGWGAMLVASAMESGGIHGLTALWQLTAFIIVFGGTFGAALIAFPLKDVLNLPRMLSLTFTANPYDPVSLIPQLVGYAEKARREGLLALEADVAEAGDDYLQKGMQMVADGIDQHTVRDMLETELSFIASRHAASFGILEAMGGFAPTMGIIGTVMGLIHVLGNLSNPSGLGGAIAVAFVATLYGVWTANLLWLPLATKLKRRSEQEVLVREMMLAGILAIQAGDNPQIVEEKLKSFLSPEMRRALKPAEEV from the coding sequence GTGGAAATCGCAACCATTCTCGGACTGCTCCTCGGGTGGGGGGCCATGCTCGTCGCCAGCGCGATGGAGTCGGGCGGCATCCACGGCCTCACCGCCCTCTGGCAGCTGACGGCCTTCATCATCGTGTTCGGAGGCACCTTCGGCGCGGCCCTGATCGCCTTCCCCCTGAAGGACGTCCTCAACCTGCCCCGGATGCTGTCGTTGACCTTCACGGCCAACCCCTACGACCCGGTCTCCTTGATCCCGCAGCTGGTCGGCTACGCCGAGAAGGCCCGCCGCGAGGGGCTGCTCGCCCTCGAGGCCGACGTGGCCGAGGCGGGCGACGACTACCTCCAGAAGGGGATGCAGATGGTGGCCGACGGCATCGACCAGCACACCGTCCGCGACATGCTCGAGACCGAGCTGAGCTTCATCGCCAGCCGCCACGCGGCCTCCTTCGGCATCCTCGAGGCCATGGGCGGCTTCGCGCCCACCATGGGCATCATCGGAACGGTCATGGGCCTGATCCACGTGCTGGGGAATCTCAGCAACCCCTCGGGTCTGGGCGGGGCGATCGCGGTGGCCTTCGTGGCGACCCTCTACGGCGTCTGGACCGCCAACCTCCTCTGGCTGCCGCTGGCCACCAAGCTCAAGCGTCGCAGCGAGCAGGAGGTCCTGGTCCGCGAGATGATGCTCGCGGGGATCCTCGCCATCCAGGCGGGCGACAACCCCCAGATCGTCGAGGAGAAGCTCAAGAGCTTCCTCTCGCCCGAGATGCGGCGCGCCCTCAAGCCCGCCGAGGAGGTCTAG
- a CDS encoding flagellar FlbD family protein — translation MIKLTRLNGIAFVINCDLIESVEATPDTIVALTSNQRYVVQESVDEVIERVAAFKRRCHPDVRLILGAAPGAAVVAEA, via the coding sequence GTGATCAAGCTCACCCGCCTTAACGGGATCGCGTTCGTGATCAACTGCGACCTGATCGAGTCGGTCGAGGCGACGCCCGACACCATCGTGGCGCTGACCTCCAACCAGCGCTACGTGGTGCAGGAGTCCGTCGACGAGGTGATCGAGCGGGTGGCCGCCTTCAAGCGCCGCTGCCACCCCGATGTTCGCTTGATTCTTGGGGCCGCGCCCGGCGCGGCCGTCGTAGCGGAGGCCTAG
- a CDS encoding EscU/YscU/HrcU family type III secretion system export apparatus switch protein: MTTGEDAEKRAVALRYETEHDEAPTVVASGRGLTAEKILALAAEHGVAVHHDPLLVESLSVLELGEAIPAELYPVVAEVLVFVQRMNREKGEARQ; this comes from the coding sequence ATGACCACCGGTGAGGACGCCGAAAAGCGCGCCGTGGCGCTGCGCTACGAGACCGAGCACGACGAGGCCCCGACGGTGGTCGCGAGCGGCCGCGGGCTCACGGCCGAGAAGATCCTGGCGCTCGCCGCCGAGCACGGGGTCGCGGTCCACCACGACCCGCTTCTGGTCGAGAGCCTCTCGGTCCTGGAGCTGGGCGAGGCGATCCCCGCCGAGCTTTATCCGGTGGTGGCGGAGGTCCTGGTGTTCGTGCAGCGGATGAACCGCGAGAAGGGAGAGGCAAGGCAGTGA
- a CDS encoding flagellar hook-length control protein FliK gives MGEHVRSRIEALKGMAIDLIADVLSDGHLAQEVEKLGLPPEPTRLLAARALVAEQGRLDPMLLKEVERGLSRLERPEPRDAAAIAFLVVRRLPVTPETALMVLGRHDAPQTSGERLKLMVEQVSLQWGPEDESRLPSREAQTSRVPHLAEGLERLFATIAPERREALAEAVTRLLAAFASPADEAPEGEAHDPSAKAPSVSIPSAPAQPSAPASLSPARPSAQPPASLSPAPHPGTIEADGAQPSLHEAIVRAYRALPAARQPAFEAALDALLSDFLAEAGAPIEVRHDEPPAPAPLAPKAEALARLQGLALPEGGRTEVEAALRRLVAALVPPEADLARMAEQAPEEASKEAAVPRERLAEVLERVVDRHPVDADARALRDEIRFGQLRAAGDEGLAFTIPLWWSRGSGEIRVHERQGEGDSTASGPSGATRVVIALDTPHLHGIRIDLLLNQRQVNCQVSLQDPAAAAFLEARLPELRDAIEGVGVRVGTMGLRKEAQRRKAPGTAPASGVAGASGVDFYG, from the coding sequence GTGGGCGAGCACGTCCGGTCGCGCATCGAGGCCCTCAAGGGAATGGCGATCGACCTCATCGCGGACGTTCTCAGCGACGGTCATCTGGCCCAGGAGGTCGAGAAGCTCGGCCTCCCGCCCGAGCCCACCCGCCTACTGGCCGCCCGTGCCCTGGTGGCCGAGCAGGGGCGCCTGGACCCCATGCTGCTCAAGGAGGTCGAGCGAGGTCTCTCGCGCCTCGAGCGGCCCGAGCCTCGCGACGCGGCGGCGATCGCCTTTCTGGTGGTGAGGCGCTTGCCGGTGACCCCCGAGACGGCGCTGATGGTCCTCGGTCGCCACGACGCCCCCCAGACCTCGGGGGAGCGCCTCAAGCTCATGGTCGAGCAGGTCTCGCTCCAGTGGGGACCCGAGGACGAGTCGCGGCTGCCCTCGCGCGAGGCGCAGACCTCGCGCGTGCCCCATCTCGCCGAGGGCCTGGAGCGCCTCTTCGCCACCATCGCGCCCGAGCGCCGAGAGGCCCTCGCGGAGGCGGTGACACGCCTGCTCGCCGCCTTCGCGAGCCCGGCCGACGAGGCGCCAGAAGGGGAGGCTCACGATCCGAGCGCCAAGGCTCCGAGCGTCTCGATCCCGAGCGCCCCGGCCCAGCCCTCGGCCCCGGCGTCCCTGTCCCCGGCCCGGCCCTCGGCCCAGCCCCCGGCGTCCCTCTCCCCGGCGCCCCACCCGGGGACGATCGAGGCTGACGGCGCCCAGCCGTCGCTCCACGAGGCGATCGTCCGGGCTTATCGCGCCTTGCCTGCCGCCAGGCAACCCGCCTTCGAGGCCGCGCTCGATGCCCTCTTGTCGGACTTCCTGGCCGAAGCCGGCGCTCCGATCGAGGTCCGCCACGACGAGCCCCCCGCCCCGGCGCCGCTCGCCCCGAAGGCCGAGGCCCTCGCGAGGCTGCAGGGCCTGGCGCTGCCCGAGGGGGGACGCACCGAGGTCGAAGCGGCCCTTCGTCGCCTGGTGGCCGCCCTGGTGCCGCCCGAGGCGGACCTGGCCCGCATGGCCGAGCAAGCCCCCGAAGAGGCCTCTAAAGAGGCGGCCGTGCCGCGCGAGCGCCTGGCCGAGGTCCTGGAACGGGTGGTGGATCGTCACCCGGTGGACGCCGATGCCCGGGCCCTGCGCGACGAGATCCGCTTCGGCCAGCTGCGCGCGGCGGGCGACGAAGGGCTTGCCTTCACGATTCCTTTATGGTGGAGTAGGGGAAGCGGCGAGATCCGGGTACATGAGCGCCAGGGGGAGGGCGATTCCACGGCCAGCGGCCCCTCCGGGGCCACGCGCGTGGTCATCGCCCTCGATACGCCTCACTTGCACGGCATCCGGATCGATTTACTTTTGAATCAGCGCCAGGTAAACTGCCAAGTCTCCCTCCAGGATCCGGCCGCGGCGGCCTTCCTGGAAGCACGCCTCCCGGAGTTGCGAGACGCAATCGAGGGGGTCGGGGTCCGGGTCGGGACCATGGGCCTGCGCAAGGAGGCCCAGCGCCGCAAGGCGCCAGGGACGGCCCCCGCCTCGGGTGTCGCGGGTGCCTCGGGCGTGGACTTCTATGGCTAG